From a region of the Agrobacterium tumefaciens genome:
- the blaOXA gene encoding class D beta-lactamase, translating to MRYRLTATVLSCLVLAGTSPHAASAQQPKPQAFECTLVTSIETGAVINQQGACDQRVAPASTFKVPLAVIGFDSGILQDEKTPAWDWKPGIEARAQDRKTVDPTMWEQDSVLWYSRELTRRLGPEKFAAYVKRLGYGNADVSGDPGKDNGLTHSWLGSSLTISPVEQVGFLRRLLAGNLPISRDAQAKTRALVPVFDAPESWKVHGKTGSGVMRDANGNPDNNRPFGWFVGWAEREGQHIVFARLQVSDKPSTEPLGPLVRDAFLRDVPRLAVHR from the coding sequence ATGCGCTATCGGCTGACTGCCACGGTTTTATCCTGTCTGGTTCTTGCGGGTACCTCACCCCATGCCGCATCTGCTCAGCAGCCAAAACCGCAGGCTTTCGAATGCACGCTTGTCACGTCGATTGAGACCGGCGCAGTCATCAACCAGCAAGGCGCCTGTGATCAGCGCGTCGCACCGGCCTCCACCTTCAAGGTGCCGCTGGCGGTCATCGGCTTCGATAGCGGCATTCTGCAGGATGAGAAAACACCCGCTTGGGACTGGAAGCCGGGCATTGAAGCGCGCGCTCAGGATCGCAAGACGGTTGATCCGACCATGTGGGAACAGGATTCGGTGCTGTGGTATTCGCGGGAGTTGACCCGCAGGCTCGGCCCCGAAAAATTCGCAGCCTATGTGAAGCGGCTCGGTTACGGCAATGCAGACGTCTCGGGTGATCCCGGCAAGGACAATGGCCTTACCCACTCCTGGCTCGGCTCGTCGCTGACCATTTCTCCTGTCGAGCAGGTCGGCTTTCTTCGCCGTCTTCTGGCGGGTAACCTGCCGATTTCGCGTGACGCGCAAGCCAAGACCCGTGCGCTTGTTCCAGTGTTTGACGCCCCGGAAAGCTGGAAGGTGCATGGCAAGACCGGAAGCGGTGTTATGCGTGATGCCAACGGCAATCCCGATAACAACCGTCCTTTCGGCTGGTTTGTCGGCTGGGCGGAACGCGAAGGTCAGCATATCGTTTTTGCCCGCTTGCAGGTTTCCGACAAGCCATCGACGGAACCGCTAGGGCCACTTGTTCGCGATGCTTTCCTGCGTGATGTCCCACGCCTGGCCGTGCACCGGTGA
- a CDS encoding class I SAM-dependent methyltransferase encodes MMNASDEIIALYTDHAADFDAQRGRGLVEKTWLDRFLSLLPADGSILDIGCGAGDPIARYFIESGYEVTGIDASGPLIALSRTRFPDSLWAIADMRDLALGRRFDGLIAWHSFFHLTVEDQRHMFDVFRRHASPGAALMFTAGPEHGEAIGRFQGKPLYHASLARSEYESLLSQHDFRLVDHVENDPDCGGATVFLAKCENG; translated from the coding sequence ATGATGAACGCTTCCGACGAGATCATTGCCCTCTATACCGACCACGCCGCTGATTTCGACGCCCAGCGAGGGCGCGGGCTGGTCGAAAAAACCTGGCTCGACAGGTTCCTTTCTCTTTTGCCCGCAGATGGCTCCATTCTCGATATCGGCTGCGGGGCGGGTGATCCCATCGCGCGCTACTTTATCGAAAGCGGATATGAGGTGACCGGGATCGACGCTTCCGGTCCGTTGATTGCGCTTTCCCGGACCCGTTTTCCGGATAGCCTTTGGGCTATCGCCGATATGCGCGACCTGGCGCTTGGCCGGCGCTTCGATGGCCTGATTGCCTGGCATAGTTTTTTCCATCTGACAGTGGAGGATCAGCGGCATATGTTCGATGTGTTTCGCAGGCACGCCAGTCCCGGCGCGGCCCTAATGTTTACGGCAGGCCCAGAACACGGCGAGGCAATCGGGCGCTTTCAGGGTAAGCCGCTCTACCATGCAAGCCTTGCCCGCAGCGAATATGAAAGCCTGTTGTCACAGCATGATTTTCGTTTGGTGGATCATGTTGAAAACGACCCCGATTGCGGTGGCGCAACGGTTTTTTTGGCAAAATGTGAAAACGGCTGA
- a CDS encoding VOC family protein: protein MVKINTLFETHLTVSNLERSIDFYRNVVGLELAHRVPDRHLAFFWIGARGQSMLGLWSIHSAPINTRLHLAFSVELDQVLAAPDYLRSKKVEPLGFAGAPNIEEPVVFPWMPAASVYFDDPDGHSLEYIAFLEDKPRANIPQVKSWTEWQAIRR from the coding sequence ATGGTGAAAATAAATACGCTGTTCGAAACCCATTTGACGGTTTCAAACCTGGAACGCTCAATCGATTTTTATCGCAATGTTGTGGGTCTGGAACTGGCGCACAGGGTCCCAGACAGACATCTGGCATTTTTCTGGATTGGTGCACGTGGTCAGTCGATGCTTGGCCTTTGGTCGATTCATTCCGCACCGATCAACACCAGATTGCATCTGGCATTCAGCGTTGAACTCGATCAGGTTCTCGCTGCTCCAGATTATCTCAGGTCCAAGAAGGTCGAGCCTCTAGGCTTTGCCGGCGCCCCCAACATCGAAGAACCGGTTGTCTTTCCCTGGATGCCTGCGGCGAGCGTCTATTTCGACGATCCCGACGGCCACTCGCTGGAATATATCGCCTTTCTCGAGGACAAGCCCAGAGCAAATATACCGCAGGTAAAAAGCTGGACCGAGTGGCAGGCTATCCGTCGTTAG
- a CDS encoding penicillin-binding protein → MQEEKDKKQARRKRHILLRIDSFIDSGLWTAAARFVDFWEEVTIASRKLHVRGWKKLLVNLTGDALTFGTAGSVVLLALAMPAFEETKKDWRYRGDFAVTFLDRYGNTIGHRGIIHEGSVPIDQMPDHFIKAVLATEDRRFFEHFGIDFIGLARAMSENARAGGVVQGGSTLTQQLAKNLFLTNERSLERKIKEAFLALWLETNMSKKEILSLYLDRAYMGGGTFGAAAASQFYFGKNLTDVTLAESVILAGLFKAPAKYAPHVNLPAARARANTVLSNLVQSGLMTEGQVIGARRNPATVIDRADVKAPDYFLDWAFDEVQRLAAEGKFKDHTVVVRTTIDTGLQQAAEQAMEMGLREYGEGYRVKQGAMVMIENGGALRAMVGGRDYGESQFNRATAAMRQPGSSFKVYTYSAAMEKGMKPDTLISDAPVTWRGWSPQNYGRSYAGKVTLQVALAKSYNTVPVRLAKDVLGTQVIVDTAKAMGVTTPLRSDKTIPLGTSEVTVLDQATAYAVFPADGMQSRRHGIEQVLNYEGDVLYDFGRDEPPAKRVLSEEANSKMNQMLVTIPVMGTARRGALENGIVSGGKTGTSQAYRDAWYVGFTGNYTTAVWFGNDDFTPTNEMTGGALPAMTYKRLMDYAHQGMELRAIPGIQNPLPTGVRPQPSAEAATASAAGQTMPALTRPRSLSAEATRVIRSIAKKMKEATPLTLTTQKVAAAALRNGSEEPERR, encoded by the coding sequence GTGCAGGAAGAAAAAGACAAGAAACAGGCGAGACGCAAACGCCACATTCTGCTTCGGATCGATTCATTCATCGACTCGGGCCTGTGGACGGCTGCAGCGAGGTTTGTCGATTTCTGGGAGGAAGTTACCATTGCGTCGCGCAAACTGCACGTGCGCGGCTGGAAAAAACTTCTCGTCAACCTGACCGGCGATGCGCTGACCTTCGGAACCGCCGGTTCCGTGGTGCTCCTGGCGCTTGCCATGCCCGCCTTCGAGGAAACGAAGAAGGACTGGCGTTATCGTGGCGACTTTGCCGTCACCTTCCTCGACCGTTACGGCAATACGATCGGCCATCGCGGCATCATCCATGAAGGCTCCGTGCCAATCGATCAGATGCCCGATCATTTCATCAAGGCCGTCCTCGCGACGGAAGACCGGCGCTTTTTCGAGCATTTCGGCATCGACTTCATTGGCCTTGCGCGCGCCATGAGCGAAAACGCCCGTGCCGGTGGCGTCGTTCAGGGTGGCTCGACGCTGACGCAACAGCTCGCCAAAAACCTGTTCCTGACCAATGAGCGCTCGCTGGAACGCAAGATCAAGGAAGCCTTCCTGGCATTGTGGCTCGAAACCAACATGTCGAAGAAGGAAATTCTCAGCCTTTATCTCGACCGCGCCTATATGGGCGGCGGCACCTTTGGCGCGGCCGCAGCGTCGCAATTCTATTTCGGCAAGAACCTGACCGACGTGACGCTGGCGGAATCCGTCATTCTGGCCGGCCTCTTCAAGGCACCGGCAAAATACGCACCGCACGTCAACCTTCCCGCAGCCCGTGCCCGCGCCAACACCGTTCTTTCCAACCTCGTACAGAGCGGTCTGATGACCGAAGGACAGGTGATCGGGGCACGCCGCAATCCGGCGACCGTTATCGACCGGGCCGATGTGAAGGCACCCGATTATTTCCTCGACTGGGCCTTCGATGAGGTCCAGCGTCTGGCAGCTGAGGGCAAATTCAAGGACCATACCGTCGTCGTGCGCACGACCATCGATACCGGACTGCAACAGGCCGCCGAACAGGCGATGGAAATGGGTCTGCGCGAATATGGCGAAGGTTACCGCGTCAAGCAGGGCGCGATGGTGATGATCGAAAACGGCGGTGCCTTGCGCGCCATGGTTGGCGGTCGTGACTACGGCGAAAGCCAGTTCAACCGTGCAACCGCGGCAATGCGCCAACCCGGCTCTTCCTTCAAGGTCTATACCTACTCCGCTGCCATGGAAAAGGGCATGAAGCCGGATACACTGATTTCCGATGCGCCCGTGACTTGGCGCGGCTGGTCACCGCAGAACTACGGCCGCTCCTATGCGGGCAAGGTGACGTTGCAGGTGGCGCTCGCCAAATCCTACAACACGGTGCCTGTGCGACTGGCCAAGGACGTGCTCGGCACGCAGGTCATCGTCGATACGGCAAAGGCGATGGGTGTCACGACACCACTTCGCAGCGACAAAACCATTCCGCTTGGCACCTCGGAAGTAACTGTGCTCGATCAGGCGACGGCGTACGCGGTATTTCCGGCAGACGGCATGCAGTCCCGCCGTCACGGCATCGAACAGGTGCTGAACTACGAGGGTGACGTTCTCTATGACTTCGGCCGCGATGAACCACCGGCCAAACGCGTGTTGTCCGAAGAAGCCAATTCGAAGATGAACCAGATGCTGGTGACGATCCCGGTCATGGGAACGGCACGGCGTGGCGCGCTCGAAAACGGCATCGTGTCGGGCGGCAAGACCGGCACATCGCAGGCCTATCGTGACGCCTGGTACGTGGGCTTTACCGGCAACTACACAACAGCTGTCTGGTTCGGTAATGACGACTTCACGCCAACCAACGAGATGACCGGCGGCGCTCTTCCGGCCATGACCTATAAGCGATTGATGGATTATGCGCACCAGGGCATGGAACTGCGCGCCATTCCCGGTATTCAGAACCCGCTGCCGACAGGGGTGCGCCCGCAGCCTTCCGCCGAGGCGGCAACCGCGTCTGCCGCCGGACAGACGATGCCGGCGCTCACCCGCCCGCGGTCGCTTTCCGCCGAAGCGACCCGTGTCATTCGCTCCATCGCCAAGAAGATGAAAGAAGCCACTCCACTGACGCTGACGACACAGAAGGTGGCGGCCGCTGCTTTGCGTAACGGGTCGGAAGAACCGGAACGGCGCTGA
- a CDS encoding YcgN family cysteine cluster protein, producing the protein MNDAPFWKTKTLEQMTGEEWESLCDGCGLCCLNKLEDWDTGEVVFTSVRCQLLDGESCRCSDYENRRATVPDCIQLDLKKVDEIGWLPPTCAYALVRDGKDLYWWHYLISGDTETVHQAGISARGRTVSETDVDVDDFEDYVVDWPLTVGEKDED; encoded by the coding sequence ATAAATGATGCCCCGTTCTGGAAAACCAAAACGCTGGAGCAAATGACCGGCGAGGAATGGGAAAGCCTGTGCGATGGGTGCGGACTCTGTTGTCTCAACAAGCTGGAAGATTGGGACACCGGTGAAGTGGTCTTCACCTCGGTGCGATGTCAGTTGCTGGATGGCGAGAGCTGTCGTTGCTCCGACTATGAAAACCGCCGTGCCACAGTGCCCGATTGCATCCAGCTTGACCTGAAGAAGGTGGATGAGATTGGCTGGCTTCCGCCGACCTGCGCCTACGCGCTGGTGCGGGATGGCAAGGATCTTTACTGGTGGCACTATCTGATTTCCGGCGATACGGAAACGGTCCATCAGGCAGGCATTTCCGCACGCGGTCGCACCGTCAGCGAAACGGACGTCGATGTTGACGACTTTGAGGATTATGTGGTCGATTGGCCGCTGACGGTGGGTGAGAAAGACGAAGACTGA